The Mycolicibacterium hassiacum DSM 44199 genome includes a window with the following:
- the menB gene encoding 1,4-dihydroxy-2-naphthoyl-CoA synthase, which yields MSSEWSTVRRYQDVEYARTADGIAKITICRPEVHNAFRPQTLIEIGDALTHAREDPSIGVIVLTGQGDAAFCSGGDQWVRGDTGYLTDPGDPAGVGRFHVTDLQVQIRRLPKPVVAMVAGYAIGGGHVLQLVCDLTIAADNARFGQVGPRVGSFDGGFGAGLLAETVGVRKAKEIWFLCRQYGAQEALEMGLVNTVVPLAQLESETLAWCRRMMELSPMALRLMKASFHAAEDGLAGIQQLAHDANLLFYATDEAREGREAFKAKRQPDFRRFPRRA from the coding sequence ATGTCGAGCGAATGGTCGACGGTACGGCGGTACCAGGACGTGGAATACGCGCGGACGGCCGACGGGATCGCCAAGATCACCATCTGCCGTCCGGAGGTGCACAACGCGTTCCGGCCGCAGACTCTGATCGAGATCGGGGATGCGCTCACCCACGCCCGGGAGGATCCGTCCATCGGGGTGATCGTGCTGACCGGGCAGGGCGATGCGGCGTTCTGCTCCGGTGGTGACCAGTGGGTGCGCGGCGACACCGGGTATCTCACCGATCCGGGCGATCCCGCCGGCGTCGGCCGGTTCCACGTTACGGATCTGCAGGTGCAGATCCGCCGGTTGCCCAAGCCGGTGGTCGCGATGGTGGCGGGGTACGCCATCGGCGGCGGCCACGTGCTGCAACTGGTGTGCGATCTTACGATCGCCGCCGACAACGCCCGGTTCGGTCAGGTGGGTCCGCGGGTCGGATCCTTCGACGGCGGCTTTGGCGCCGGGCTGCTGGCCGAGACGGTCGGTGTCCGCAAGGCCAAGGAGATCTGGTTCCTGTGCCGGCAGTACGGTGCGCAGGAGGCACTGGAGATGGGCTTGGTGAACACCGTTGTGCCGCTGGCGCAGTTGGAGTCGGAGACCCTGGCCTGGTGCCGGCGCATGATGGAACTTTCGCCGATGGCATTGCGATTGATGAAGGCCAGCTTTCACGCCGCCGAGGACGGGCTGGCCGGCATCCAGCAGCTCGCCCACGACGCGAACCTGTTGTTCTACGCCACCGATGAGGCCCGCGAGGGGCGTGAGGCGTTCAAAGCCAAGCGACAGCCGGACTTTCGGCGGTTCCCCCGCCGGGCCTGA
- a CDS encoding SDR family NAD(P)-dependent oxidoreductase — translation MTNRVAFVTGGAQGIGEGISIRLGADGFRVAVADLNAEKAKQTAERIVAAGGQAIAVRVDVTDTESVNSAVAQVTAELGPVEVAVNNAGWDDFMNFLDTDEDFWNKILDINFKGALRVCHAVVPGMVERGFGRVINIGSDAGRVGSSLEAVYSGAKGGIIAFTKTLAREVATKGVTANTVCPGPTDTPALRKFADNSGQDADKVLAGMVRAVPMRRLAQPADIAAAVAFFAGDDTGYITGQTLSVSGGLTMA, via the coding sequence ATGACCAATCGAGTGGCGTTCGTGACCGGCGGGGCACAGGGGATCGGCGAGGGGATCTCGATTCGGTTGGGGGCCGACGGGTTCCGGGTCGCTGTGGCAGATCTGAACGCCGAGAAGGCGAAACAGACGGCGGAGCGGATCGTCGCTGCCGGTGGGCAGGCCATCGCGGTCCGGGTGGACGTGACCGACACCGAGTCGGTGAATTCGGCGGTGGCGCAGGTCACCGCCGAACTCGGCCCGGTTGAGGTCGCCGTCAACAATGCCGGGTGGGACGACTTCATGAACTTCCTCGACACCGACGAGGACTTCTGGAACAAGATCCTCGACATCAATTTCAAGGGGGCGCTGCGGGTTTGCCACGCGGTGGTGCCGGGTATGGTCGAGCGCGGCTTCGGCCGGGTGATCAACATCGGCTCCGATGCCGGCCGGGTCGGCTCGTCGCTGGAGGCCGTCTACTCGGGGGCCAAGGGCGGGATCATCGCCTTCACCAAGACCCTGGCGCGCGAGGTGGCCACCAAGGGGGTCACCGCGAACACCGTCTGCCCCGGGCCGACCGACACTCCCGCCCTGCGCAAGTTCGCCGACAACTCGGGACAGGACGCCGATAAGGTGCTGGCCGGGATGGTCCGGGCCGTGCCGATGCGCCGCCTGGCCCAGCCCGCGGACATCGCCGCGGCCGTGGCCTTCTTCGCCGGCGACGACACCGGGTACATCACCGGCCAGACGCTGTCGGTCAGCGGCGGCCTGACGATGGCGTAG